CAGCTTACTGCTTCCCTTTTGGCttaggaaataaatttatatttctgcTAGAGTTGCttatggtaactttttttttttttttttttttttgagacggagtttcactcttgttacccacgctggagtgcaatggcacgatctcggctcaccgcaacctccgcctcccgggttcaggcaattctcctgcctcagcctcctgagtagctgggattacaggcacccaccaccatgcccagctaattttttgtatttttagtagagacggggtttcaccatgttgacccggatggtctcgatctcttgacctcgtgatccacccatctcggcctcccaaagtgctgggattacaggcttgagccaccgcgcccggcctgcttatAGTAACTTTTTAAAGGTACTATTCTTGAAATGCTAGCTGTTAGGATTTATTTGGGGATGACATAggcagcagatttttttttttttttttttttttttttttttttttgagacagtcttgctctgttgccaggtgccaggctggagtgctgtggcttgatcctggcacactgcaacctctgcctcccaggttgaagcaattctcctgcctcagcctcccgagtagctgggactacaggtgcatgctaccatacctagctaatttttgtattttagtagagatgggatttcactatgttggccaggatggtcttgatctcttgatctcatcatctgcctgcctcagcctcccaaagtggtgggattacagatgtgagccaccgcgcccagcccagaaagGTTTTTATGGTATCTTTGGAACTTTGATTGACAAAAAAATCATGTTCTGGACTTTGGTATGAAATatattctaaaactaaaatgtttgATTAAACAGAAGCTAGATTTATTTAactaaatgtttttcaaaaatagaggGCAtctggccaggttcagtggctcacacctataatcctagcacctcaGGAGACTGGGCAAATcactgaggcaaggagtttgagaccagcctggccaacatagcaaaacttcatctccactgaaaatatgaaaattagctgggtatgtggcaggtacctgtaatcctagctactctggagacttaggcagaattgcttgaatttgggaggcggaggttgcagtgagccatgattgtgccattgcattccaacctgggcgacagagtgaggaactgtctccaaaaaataaaaataggccaggcatggtaccccacgcctgcaatcccagcactttgggaggccaaggagggcagatcacgaggtcaggagttcgagaccagcctggccaacatggtgaaaccccatctctactaaaaatacaaaaattagcttggtatagtagcaggcacctgtaatcccagctacaccggaggctaaggcaggataatggcttgaacctgggagacggaggttgcagtgagcccagactgcatcattgcactccagcctgggtgacggagcaagactccatttcaaaaataaattttaaaaaatagactgggcacagtggatcacacctgtaatcacagcactttgggaggctgatgtgggcagatcacaaggtcaggagatcaagacaatcctggccaacgtggtgaaatccccgtctctaataaaaatgtaaaaattagctgggcatggtggtagatgcctgtaatcccaggtattcaggaagcggaggcatgagagttgcttgcacctgggaggcagaggttgcaatgagtcgagattgcgccagtgcactccagcctggtgacagagcgagactcatctcaaaaaataaataaatgaaaaatagagcccgggcctggtggctcaagcctgtaatgccagcactttaagtggctgaggtaggcagatcacgagatcaggagtttgagacaaccttagctgggtgtggtggcacaggcctgtagtcccagcttcttgggagactgagatgggagggtcacttgagcccaggaggttgaggcggcagtgagccaagatgttaccactgcactgcagcatggtCAATagaataagaccctgtttcaaaaaacaacaaaaaattagggGTGTGGAGGTTTAATTTTTTGATCTTACATAGTGGGAACTCCATAAATactcttaaattttttcttttttttgagacaagagtcttgctctgttgcccaggctggagggcaatggtacagtctcggctcactgcagcctctatcttctgggttcaagtgattctcctgtctcagcattccaagtagctgggattataggcatgtgccaccacacctggctaatttttatatttttagtaaagacagagtttcgccacattggccaggctggtctcagactcctgacctcaggtgatccaccctgcttggcctcccagtgtgctgggattagaggctaaTACTGTAATGAGTCTACAAGTAGAGGCTTAAAGGTGTGAAAGTGATAGTAAcaaaactaagaataaaaatgtgattGGCAGGGTTTGGTGACAGGAggataatttttagttttttatttacgttttttttttaagggtcttgtcttgctctgtcgtccaagctaaagtgcagtggcatgatcataggtcgttacagccttgaccacctgggctcaagtgatcccctcaaatagctgggactacggtgcacaccaccacacctggctaactttaaaaatgttggcGGGAGGCCGGGCGCgattgctcacgcctgtaatcccagcactttgggaggccgagacgggtggatcacgaggtcaagagatcgagaccatcctggtcaacatggtgaaaccccgtctgtactaaaaatacaaaaaaaattagctgggcatggtggcgcacacctgtaatcccagcttctcgggaggctgaggcaggagaattgcctgaacccaggaggcggaggttgcggtgagccgagatcgcgccattgcactccagcctgggtaacgagcgaaactccgtctcaaaaaaaaaaaaaatttgggggggAAATGtagggggtctcactgtgctgcccaggctggtcttgaactcctggcgtcaGGCTTTCTGCCTCTCAGCTGCCCAAAGGCTAGGATTATAAGTATGATTCCTCCACGCATGGCCTGAGAGTGATTAAAATGTGCTAAACTCGTTGTTCCTAGACAGataatgtttataattgttaGATCAAGAACCCGAGGTTCAAAGCATCCTtagctgcttttttgttttaatttttaatttttaatttttttttttattaagatgaggtttcaccatgttggtcgggctcgtcttgaactcccgacctcaggtgatccgcctgctttggcctccaaagtgcttggattacaggcgtgagccaccacgcccagcctacttagctgtttttactttgtattttatacctttttataGTATTAGAATGgttggtcttttatttttttttgagacagagtctcaaactcctgacttcaggtgatctgcccaccttggcccccctaagtgctgggattacaggcctggcccCAGaatggtttttctgttcctgtctctGTTCCAGGTTTTTATAttcctgtctccatcccccaagaaacctccaaaaacaaaagaaatactaGGTGGAATTCTATACTGAATGCTGAAGAAAGCTtgtttctagaaagaaaaattagtgaaATTATCTTTTATACATAATATCAGATTTGAGGTGAGGCTTAAGCTGCCCCTTCTGAGTTTCTGAAACTTGAAAGAAAGAGTGAGGAGAAATAGGGTTACTAGGAGGATCATAGAGACTGGCTTTACCGCTTGTACTCATGAAGGTTTTTCAGTTCTGTAAACCATTTGtggtggtttttttcctttttctttttttattcttttttgttgttatatttgttttgttttacttgagATTGAATTCCCACCTACTGCATATGGAAGCAGTGTTTCTTTGTATTGGTGTTTACTCATTTGTCTTTTCCCAGGCTTGACCCAAAAAAGGTTTCTTCTGCATGTGAAAACTCTTTACTTttgtaccttaaaaaaaattgctttttcttcttccgGCCGGGCAGAGCGGTGGATACGGTCGTTGAAGGACCCTGGGTGAGGAATTTGTGGCTATAGCAGATTGAGATCATGGCAGGTCCAGAAGCTGATGAACAATTTCATTTCACtggtattaaaaaatatttcaactctTATACTCTCACAGGTAGAAAGAATTGTGTACTGGCCACATACGGAAGCATTGCTTTGATTATCTTATATTTCAAGTTAAGGTCTAAAAAAACTCCAGCtgtgaaagaaacataaatggaTTTTAAACTGTCTCCGGTTCTTAACCTCATCTGTTAAGTTCCATGCCTGGAGAAGCTAATCCCAACTCATCATGTGATAATACAATTTGTACAATAAATTAtgaacctggaaaaaaaaaattgctttttgtaGTAGCTTTGAAAATTTAATCAGTTTAGTATATTGTGTGAATGGAACTAACAGttggagaaaatacattttaggaaATTAAATTCCATCTGACCTCTGCCTGTCTTTTATAATGAAGGTGAAAAACTGAGATATGTACCCGTGTGGTAGAGGACCTGTTAATGTCTGCTCATATAATCTCTTCTTTGTCCCCTTTTGAGCAGAAGGATGTATGTGATTAAATATTAGAGTCTCATAACTTTGTAATTATGAAAGatgccccccttttttttttgaaatggagtctcactctggcacccaagctggagtgcagtggcatgatgtcggcttactgcaacctcgcctcctgggctcaagcaattcttcagccgaCATGgccccccaagtaactgggattacagatacctgctgccatgcctggctaatttttctgtttttagtagagacagggtttcaccatgttggccaggctggtctccaactcctgccctcaggtgacctgcctgcctcggcctcccaaagtgctgggattacaggcatgagccaccgcacctggctgaaagATGCCTTCTTAAGGAAATCCCTACTGTGATGCTGTTAGCAAAGGGAAGCTTTGATACAGTCTGTGCAAGTGTGGCAAATGAGTGCTCTCAGATCACCTATGCTAAGTAGCCTTCTCTGAATCTGTAGTTAGGCAAAGTGTGCTTGGCCTGATGCTCTCCTTATGAGTGCCGTGGACATCATTGatcacttaatttttatttttttattttttccaggtgAAGGTCTTTCTAGGTTTCCCAGCTCAATGACCTGGACTCAAatagtcctcccacttcagcctcctgagtacctgagactacatgtgtgcaccactgTGACCAGCTGATAGtttaatgtttttgagacagagtcatactctgttgcctaggctggagtgcattggagtgatgtcagttcactgcagcctcgatgtctgggctcaagcagtccttcgacctcggcctccctagtagctgggactacaggtgcatagcaccacacccagttaatttttgtatttctttgcagagatggggtttcaccttgttgcccaggctgaggtggaaggactgcttgagcccgtgGAGCTATGGACATTACAGAAACAatccagtggctcacgcctattatcccatcactttgggaggccaaggtgagcggatcacctgaagtcaggagttcaagagcagcctggccaacatggtgaaactctgtctctactaaaaatacataaattagctgggcatggtagtgggtgcttgtagtcccggctacttgggaggctgaggcaggagaatcgcttgaacctgggaggtggaggctgcagtgtgccgagattgtgccactgcactccagct
The genomic region above belongs to Saimiri boliviensis isolate mSaiBol1 chromosome 8, mSaiBol1.pri, whole genome shotgun sequence and contains:
- the LOC101031287 gene encoding ATP synthase F(0) complex subunit k, mitochondrial is translated as MAGPEADEQFHFTGIKKYFNSYTLTGRKNCVLATYGSIALIILYFKLRSKKTPAVKET